A genomic window from Bdellovibrio sp. SKB1291214 includes:
- a CDS encoding rhomboid family intramembrane serine protease: MEQVIWKRVRETWLSRKPSPLAGFISALTVLILVIGAVMNWQGYLHADKWMAASNEAVFHGKQVWRLWTTLFAHGDTGHLLNNILLFFVLGYLLVGYFGSWVFPVAAMFFGGITNYFVLMGYPPEVKLIGASGIVYWMGGAWLALYFMLDKKRSYTQRTLRSVGVALSVFMPTSAFDPQVSYGAHLVGFILGVLFGFTYYFIRREEFTKALVYEYVVEEEDTVSSPQQDLVSELSHPNTNGHRHSEWN, encoded by the coding sequence ATGGAGCAGGTTATTTGGAAGCGCGTTCGTGAAACGTGGCTGAGTCGAAAACCATCGCCTTTAGCAGGATTTATATCGGCACTGACGGTATTAATCCTGGTGATAGGCGCTGTGATGAACTGGCAGGGCTACCTGCATGCGGATAAATGGATGGCTGCCTCAAATGAAGCCGTCTTTCACGGCAAGCAAGTATGGCGTCTTTGGACGACCTTGTTTGCTCATGGTGACACAGGTCACTTACTCAATAATATTCTTTTATTTTTCGTTCTTGGATATTTGCTAGTGGGCTATTTTGGCTCATGGGTATTTCCAGTCGCAGCTATGTTCTTTGGTGGTATCACCAACTATTTCGTTCTAATGGGTTATCCCCCTGAGGTGAAACTGATAGGTGCCTCGGGGATCGTGTACTGGATGGGCGGAGCATGGCTCGCACTTTACTTCATGCTGGATAAGAAGCGTTCTTACACGCAAAGAACTTTGCGCTCGGTCGGGGTGGCATTAAGTGTGTTCATGCCGACGTCTGCATTCGACCCTCAAGTAAGTTACGGTGCGCACTTAGTCGGGTTCATTTTAGGCGTGTTGTTCGGATTTACTTATTACTTTATTCGTCGTGAGGAATTCACTAAGGCATTGGTGTACGAGTATGTTGTCGAAGAGGAAGACACCGTGTCTTCCCCTCAACAAGATCTTGTGTCGGAACTATCTCATCCAAACACGAATGGGCATCGGCATTCCGAATGGAATTGA
- a CDS encoding RsmD family RNA methyltransferase, with translation MSSINEHPTFEYSQPQDYHFSHDSVFLAREVFEMYRDEGLTPAACLDLCSGCGIIGLDFLFHNQKERGVVPRSFDFLEVQADIYQEHFDKNVAHVTDPKTVIKFIPENYDVLQSAHYKNQYDLILCNPPYFHKDQGTLSPSEFKNRCRFFLDSDFANLMRGIENSLRPGGRAYVLLREQRQHGWSAFHLAGQHLSAAMSLEILGDIRGTSLLEIRKASI, from the coding sequence ATGTCATCTATCAATGAGCACCCTACGTTCGAATATTCGCAGCCCCAGGATTACCATTTCTCTCATGATTCTGTATTCCTGGCGCGCGAAGTGTTTGAGATGTATCGTGACGAGGGGTTGACTCCCGCCGCTTGTCTGGACTTGTGTTCTGGTTGCGGAATCATTGGATTGGATTTTTTATTTCATAATCAAAAAGAGCGTGGAGTTGTTCCCAGATCTTTTGATTTTTTGGAAGTCCAAGCTGACATTTATCAAGAGCACTTTGACAAAAATGTGGCTCACGTCACGGATCCTAAAACAGTCATAAAATTCATTCCTGAAAATTATGATGTCTTGCAATCAGCACATTATAAAAACCAGTACGATTTAATTTTGTGCAACCCACCTTACTTTCATAAAGATCAAGGAACCTTGTCGCCCTCGGAATTTAAAAACCGCTGCCGTTTCTTTTTGGATTCGGATTTTGCGAACCTGATGCGTGGGATTGAGAACTCCTTAAGACCTGGTGGCAGAGCTTATGTTTTGCTTCGTGAACAGCGTCAACACGGTTGGAGTGCCTTTCATCTAGCGGGCCAGCATTTGTCAGCCGCGATGAGCCTGGAAATTCTGGGCGATATCCGCGGGACGAGCCTGCTGGAAATTCGTAAGGCTTCTATTTAG
- a CDS encoding CapA family protein, whose protein sequence is MKSIIIKKSLAVMLGIFPSVVFALGGDLQFNGRCGPGQHFASISFVGDILIHKLLYVNVVAETKDFSQIWRGINPMFSKANFSVANLEGPAALGIDAQGRDWGDVGFIYDDKIYSGTHFSFNYHPRILSDLKHSGIDLLTLANNHILDRGWIGIDRTMTAARTVGIQVTGARHSQDRNDPFYRVVNIQGLNIAFIGCTEMTNGRPDNKAQVMNCYKSGLMDTIKTLSARSDIDAVIVYPHWGDEYQQTPNSRQVSAAKSFLEAGAVAVVGSHPHVLQPWEKYVTSDGRETFIVYSLGNFVAAQKDVERKASAVMYMGLTKPGQGKAVISGVAYTPTVRSGYKIYPVGANGDKSVLKYLGRHYGQSGLLNPEESLSLKLCRSLP, encoded by the coding sequence ATGAAATCCATTATTATTAAAAAATCCCTGGCAGTAATGCTGGGGATTTTTCCATCTGTGGTTTTTGCTTTAGGCGGAGATTTGCAATTCAATGGTCGTTGCGGACCGGGCCAGCATTTCGCTTCGATTTCATTTGTCGGAGATATTCTTATTCATAAGTTGCTGTATGTGAATGTCGTCGCAGAGACTAAGGACTTTTCGCAGATCTGGCGCGGGATCAATCCGATGTTTTCTAAAGCCAACTTTTCAGTCGCGAATCTCGAGGGCCCGGCCGCATTAGGAATTGATGCCCAAGGCAGAGATTGGGGCGATGTTGGATTTATTTACGACGATAAAATATACTCCGGCACTCATTTTTCCTTCAATTATCATCCTAGAATTTTAAGTGATCTGAAACACAGTGGCATTGATTTACTGACACTCGCGAATAATCATATTTTGGATCGTGGTTGGATCGGAATTGATCGCACAATGACGGCTGCCCGCACCGTGGGGATTCAAGTGACGGGTGCAAGGCACTCCCAAGATCGTAATGATCCATTTTACCGTGTGGTGAACATACAAGGACTGAATATCGCCTTCATTGGTTGCACTGAAATGACCAACGGTCGGCCCGATAATAAAGCTCAAGTAATGAATTGTTATAAGTCTGGCTTGATGGACACGATTAAAACATTGTCGGCACGTTCTGATATCGACGCTGTTATCGTATATCCGCACTGGGGTGATGAATACCAACAAACGCCGAATTCGCGCCAGGTGTCGGCAGCAAAATCTTTTTTAGAAGCAGGTGCGGTGGCGGTTGTCGGATCCCATCCTCACGTTTTGCAACCTTGGGAAAAATACGTGACCAGCGACGGGCGTGAAACATTCATCGTTTATTCATTAGGTAACTTCGTGGCTGCGCAGAAAGACGTCGAGCGGAAGGCTTCTGCAGTTATGTACATGGGATTGACCAAACCGGGCCAGGGAAAAGCTGTGATTTCTGGAGTTGCATACACTCCCACCGTTCGCAGCGGTTATAAGATCTATCCCGTAGGCGCAAACGGGGATAAGTCAGTTCTGAAGTATCTGGGGCGACACTATGGACAAAGCGGTTTGTTGAATCCCGAGGAATCTTTGTCATTAAAGCTGTGCAGATCGTTGCCTTAG
- a CDS encoding TIGR00730 family Rossman fold protein translates to MKIKRICVYCGANPGNKPEYAQAARELGHLLAKNKIELVYGGGKVGLMGAIADAVMEKGGQVIGIIPQKLVAMEQAHEGITDLRVVNDMHERKATMATLADAFIALPGGFGTLEELFEVLTWSQIGYHQKPIALVNVMDFYGHLDTFVKHATTTGLLRSEYARYFQLTSTPQEAIDIVLR, encoded by the coding sequence ATGAAAATCAAAAGAATCTGCGTCTATTGCGGAGCAAACCCTGGCAATAAGCCCGAGTACGCGCAAGCGGCTCGCGAGTTGGGACATCTTTTGGCCAAGAATAAAATCGAGTTGGTCTATGGTGGAGGTAAGGTCGGTTTGATGGGTGCCATCGCTGATGCTGTCATGGAAAAAGGTGGCCAAGTGATCGGCATCATTCCTCAAAAATTAGTCGCCATGGAACAAGCACACGAAGGCATCACTGATTTGCGTGTTGTGAATGATATGCACGAACGCAAAGCAACCATGGCAACATTGGCGGATGCCTTTATCGCCTTGCCCGGTGGCTTTGGAACTTTGGAAGAGCTTTTTGAGGTCCTAACGTGGTCACAAATTGGTTATCATCAAAAGCCAATTGCTCTGGTAAATGTCATGGATTTTTATGGACATCTTGATACGTTCGTAAAACATGCGACCACTACGGGGCTGCTTCGCTCTGAGTATGCGCGCTATTTCCAACTAACGTCGACTCCACAAGAGGCTATCGATATCGTTCTTCGCTAG
- a CDS encoding DEAD/DEAH box helicase, which produces MTSSQKFSDLPLVEPIQRAVAETGYTTPTPIQQQAIPYLLEGRDLLGCAQTGTGKTAAFALPILNHLAKQWNRAEPKHARVLVLAPTRELAIQIHESFQTYGKHLKIRTAVIFGGVGQTPQVKALSSGVDVLIATPGRLLDLIQQKYLKLDKLEVFVLDEADRMLDMGFLPDIRKVLTYLPKLRQNLFFSATMPKEIQKLADSLLVNPAKVEVAPVSSTAEMIEQSVMFVDKSKKRDLLRHLLDDKSFDKVIVFTRTKHGANRVAEGLAKNRIPAEAIHGNKSQNARQRSLENLREGKIRVLVATDIAARGIDIDGISHVINFELPNESESYVHRIGRTARAGTQGVAIAFCDAEERAYLRDIERLIGKSIPVVTDQPYHSEEVAGSKILSKGKAKAMIEAMENRPTVGGFKSRRRLNPRKKPPTFEPKGGGANADASKASASKPHAPKPHGGGHGNGPGHGPKKSGGNKRRLGGFRGNGNKSGGPKK; this is translated from the coding sequence ATGACTTCTTCTCAAAAATTCTCCGATCTTCCCCTTGTCGAACCTATCCAACGTGCTGTCGCTGAAACCGGCTACACAACGCCAACTCCCATTCAGCAACAAGCGATTCCATATCTGTTGGAAGGCCGCGACCTTTTAGGCTGCGCTCAAACTGGCACTGGTAAAACAGCAGCCTTTGCCTTGCCTATCTTGAATCATCTGGCAAAACAATGGAATCGAGCTGAACCTAAGCATGCGCGCGTCCTTGTATTGGCTCCGACGCGTGAACTGGCGATTCAAATTCATGAAAGCTTTCAAACGTACGGTAAGCATTTAAAAATCCGCACAGCTGTGATCTTTGGCGGAGTTGGACAAACTCCACAAGTTAAAGCGCTTTCAAGCGGCGTTGATGTGTTGATTGCAACGCCGGGGCGTTTGTTGGATTTGATTCAACAAAAATACCTGAAGCTCGATAAGCTTGAAGTTTTCGTCCTAGACGAAGCAGACCGTATGCTGGATATGGGGTTCCTTCCTGATATCCGCAAAGTTTTGACTTATTTGCCTAAACTTCGTCAGAACTTGTTCTTCTCGGCAACTATGCCCAAAGAAATTCAAAAGCTTGCGGATTCATTATTGGTAAATCCGGCAAAGGTTGAGGTCGCTCCGGTTTCTTCAACGGCCGAGATGATCGAACAATCCGTGATGTTCGTCGATAAAAGTAAAAAGCGCGATTTACTTCGTCACTTACTGGACGATAAGTCCTTCGATAAAGTGATCGTGTTCACAAGAACGAAACACGGTGCAAATCGTGTTGCTGAAGGTTTGGCTAAGAATCGCATCCCCGCTGAAGCTATTCATGGAAATAAATCTCAAAATGCACGTCAAAGATCTTTAGAGAATCTGCGTGAAGGTAAAATCCGCGTGTTGGTGGCAACGGACATTGCAGCTCGCGGAATCGATATCGATGGCATCAGCCATGTGATCAACTTTGAACTTCCGAACGAGTCAGAAAGCTACGTCCACAGAATCGGTCGTACAGCTCGTGCAGGAACTCAAGGTGTTGCGATTGCATTCTGTGACGCCGAAGAGCGTGCTTACTTACGTGACATCGAACGCCTGATTGGCAAGTCGATCCCTGTAGTCACAGATCAACCGTATCACTCTGAAGAGGTTGCGGGCAGCAAGATCCTTTCTAAAGGCAAAGCAAAAGCAATGATCGAAGCGATGGAAAACCGACCCACAGTTGGTGGCTTTAAAAGCCGTCGCCGTTTGAACCCTCGTAAAAAACCACCAACGTTTGAACCTAAGGGTGGAGGCGCGAATGCTGATGCTTCCAAAGCTTCTGCCTCTAAACCTCATGCACCAAAACCTCATGGCGGTGGTCATGGCAATGGTCCTGGCCATGGTCCAAAAAAAAGTGGTGGCAACAAGCGACGCTTAGGTGGGTTCAGAGGGAACGGCAATAAAAGTGGAGGACCTAAAAAATGA
- the hflX gene encoding GTPase HflX: MSLHETAENVPKAVLVGLQIGRTSEQEVQNSLVELSRLVTTLGFEVIGKMHQRRTSTKSANVLGDGKLMELAKWTGGTGKVAPTFIKKKHKAALKFEKEDDDDIFDLADEETFEEQGPEDFVEEENPQDQAQWVIFDCDLSPLQLRNLESATGAKVLDRTGVIIEIFSRHARTRAARLQVEIARLTYVAPRMRGVSSGDDDRMGGGGKGVGESAIELDRRKIRDRIKELKQELGSIGQEHLTRRSQRSQEACVALVGYTNAGKSSLMRAMTGSDVYVADKLFATLDTTVRAIQPETRPKILLSDTVGFIKKLPHDLVASFKSTLDEALNASLLLYMVDAADPSFRSQLEVTKATLAEVGAGEIPSLLILNKRDCLTEEQASSLAVEFPDAVFLSTRNPQDIDDLRGRLVKFFENSMREEEIFIPYKVQGVIGDIRARLKVLGEEYDEKGVRLKVRANAEDFEKIAKKIRDALIDIE; the protein is encoded by the coding sequence ATGAGTCTTCATGAAACTGCAGAAAACGTTCCTAAGGCTGTCCTTGTCGGCCTTCAAATCGGCAGAACTTCTGAACAAGAAGTTCAAAATTCTTTGGTGGAACTTTCGCGCCTGGTAACAACATTAGGTTTCGAAGTTATCGGTAAAATGCACCAACGCCGCACCTCCACCAAAAGCGCAAATGTTTTGGGCGATGGTAAGCTGATGGAGCTTGCAAAATGGACGGGCGGCACCGGTAAAGTGGCCCCCACTTTCATTAAGAAAAAACATAAAGCTGCTTTGAAATTTGAAAAAGAAGATGACGACGATATCTTTGATCTTGCTGATGAAGAAACTTTTGAAGAACAAGGACCTGAAGATTTCGTCGAGGAAGAAAATCCTCAAGACCAAGCTCAATGGGTTATCTTTGACTGTGATCTTTCCCCCCTTCAATTGCGCAATCTTGAAAGCGCCACGGGTGCTAAGGTTTTAGATCGCACAGGGGTGATCATTGAGATTTTCAGCCGCCATGCTCGCACGCGTGCTGCTCGCTTGCAGGTTGAAATTGCTCGCCTGACTTATGTGGCTCCACGTATGCGTGGAGTTTCCAGCGGCGATGATGACCGCATGGGTGGTGGCGGTAAAGGTGTCGGTGAATCTGCGATCGAATTGGATCGTCGTAAAATCCGCGACCGTATCAAAGAACTCAAACAAGAATTGGGCTCGATTGGCCAAGAGCACCTCACTCGTCGTTCGCAACGTTCGCAGGAAGCTTGCGTAGCCCTTGTCGGCTACACCAATGCCGGTAAGTCTTCGTTGATGCGTGCGATGACTGGCAGCGATGTTTATGTCGCAGATAAATTGTTTGCGACCTTAGATACAACAGTTCGCGCGATTCAACCTGAAACTCGTCCGAAAATTTTGCTTTCAGATACAGTTGGGTTTATTAAAAAACTTCCACATGATCTGGTCGCATCTTTTAAGTCAACGCTGGACGAGGCGTTGAATGCTTCACTCTTGTTATACATGGTGGATGCAGCAGATCCCTCCTTCCGTTCTCAACTGGAAGTTACCAAAGCAACTTTGGCTGAAGTCGGTGCTGGTGAAATCCCAAGCTTACTTATTCTTAATAAGCGCGATTGTTTGACAGAGGAACAGGCGTCTAGTTTGGCGGTCGAATTTCCTGACGCGGTATTTTTGTCTACACGCAATCCTCAAGATATTGATGATTTGCGCGGCAGATTGGTCAAGTTCTTTGAAAATTCAATGCGCGAAGAAGAGATCTTTATTCCATATAAAGTTCAAGGGGTTATTGGCGATATTAGAGCACGTCTAAAGGTTTTAGGTGAAGAATACGATGAAAAAGGTGTTCGTCTAAAAGTCCGTGCAAATGCTGAGGATTTTGAAAAAATCGCGAAGAAAATTCGCGACGCTCTTATAGACATAGAATAG
- a CDS encoding esterase/lipase family protein gives MKTGLSVPLSVLVSTLSLFQGSPAQAQEITPYSPKDERKLLGPRYEGRLVPLAQMNQLTESDSDDTMIFIHGRSGSIKNFTQLLLNTPKFSDYQLYYFAYDDLHRSLKRSAGDLALNILKLKSPRITIIAHSMGGLIAREALNTLTRAGHNEHLPQIRVISIDSPWQGGSSVNGKHKGANLDDMVEYFMPAALADLRSSSDFFQQLYKTEWPKQFSMELYFAQHGTQALDHQEAAILRLPEKIANLFTLNEPMKGSLYEMNFWNAISTSSQYPAFVNELSALHEFTQLTADDVKNLLEKHYPRFPGDHTSVLNTHPSAEMDLSKYLQAVL, from the coding sequence ATGAAAACAGGTTTGTCGGTGCCACTTTCAGTATTAGTCTCCACTCTAAGTTTGTTTCAGGGATCCCCTGCACAAGCTCAAGAGATCACGCCCTACTCTCCCAAGGACGAAAGAAAACTTTTAGGGCCTCGCTATGAAGGCCGCTTAGTTCCTTTGGCGCAAATGAATCAACTGACTGAATCTGATAGTGACGACACCATGATCTTCATTCACGGTAGGTCGGGTTCTATAAAAAACTTCACCCAATTATTATTGAACACGCCGAAATTTTCGGATTATCAACTTTACTATTTTGCCTATGATGATTTGCACCGTTCACTGAAACGTTCTGCAGGTGATCTGGCATTGAATATTTTGAAACTCAAATCTCCACGCATCACCATCATTGCTCACAGCATGGGGGGACTGATTGCACGAGAGGCCTTAAACACGCTGACTCGAGCAGGACATAACGAACACCTGCCACAGATCCGGGTGATAAGCATCGATTCTCCGTGGCAAGGTGGCAGCTCAGTGAATGGCAAGCACAAGGGCGCAAACCTGGATGACATGGTCGAATACTTTATGCCAGCAGCCTTGGCAGATCTGCGTTCAAGTTCTGATTTTTTTCAACAGCTTTATAAAACTGAATGGCCTAAACAGTTCAGCATGGAGCTGTACTTCGCTCAGCATGGGACGCAAGCTTTGGATCATCAGGAAGCTGCGATCCTTCGTTTACCGGAAAAGATCGCAAATCTTTTCACACTGAATGAACCGATGAAAGGTTCTTTGTATGAAATGAATTTCTGGAATGCGATTTCCACGTCGTCTCAGTATCCCGCTTTCGTGAACGAGCTTTCGGCTTTGCATGAATTTACGCAGTTAACTGCGGACGACGTAAAAAATCTTTTGGAAAAACACTATCCTCGGTTTCCAGGGGATCACACTTCCGTTTTAAATACTCATCCCTCAGCAGAAATGGATCTTTCCAAATATCTGCAAGCAGTCCTTTAA
- a CDS encoding TCR/Tet family MFS transporter gives MKQKSSSASVRFIFATIFLDALGIGVLIPVFPDVIRRFGHDPSFVNHYYGYFISIYALMQFLASPVLGSLSDRFGRRPVLLVSLLGAGLDYLLMAFAPTLGILFAGRIVSGLTGASMTVASSYMADISDDSNRSANFGMIGAAFGLGFIVGPGLGGILGHYGHQAPFIAAAVFNLLNFAFGYFILPESLDEAHRRKMSWGKLNPFASLMRILFKPGMRVMVWIYFLLYLSGQSHPSIWTLYTQYKFNWSTFEVGLSLSFVGLSVAFVQGYLTRLIVPKWGEMKALNIGIFFSVSAYFGYAFATHGWMLYAVLALTCLNGVTGPASMSLISKDTPPQEQGELQGSLISIASLTSILGPLIYTDVFAKFTSEQASVQFPGSAYFLAGLFSVVSWILFILYPRFHKTGHTTGGPINSVPPIH, from the coding sequence ATGAAGCAGAAGTCATCATCAGCAAGTGTACGTTTTATTTTTGCGACAATCTTTTTAGATGCGTTGGGGATTGGAGTTTTAATTCCAGTTTTTCCAGATGTTATACGTCGCTTTGGTCATGATCCCTCGTTTGTGAATCATTACTACGGCTACTTTATCTCGATCTACGCCCTGATGCAGTTCTTGGCTTCGCCCGTGTTGGGTTCACTTTCAGATCGCTTTGGGCGCAGACCCGTATTACTCGTCTCTTTGTTAGGGGCAGGACTCGATTACCTTTTGATGGCCTTTGCACCGACCTTGGGAATTCTGTTTGCGGGACGTATCGTCTCTGGACTTACGGGGGCTAGCATGACCGTCGCAAGTTCTTACATGGCGGATATTTCTGATGACTCAAATCGTTCAGCGAATTTCGGTATGATTGGAGCGGCCTTCGGATTAGGTTTTATCGTAGGACCGGGGCTGGGCGGTATCTTGGGCCACTATGGACATCAAGCTCCGTTCATCGCAGCTGCGGTATTCAACTTATTAAACTTTGCCTTTGGATATTTCATTTTGCCAGAGTCCTTGGACGAAGCTCACCGCCGCAAAATGAGTTGGGGAAAACTAAATCCATTTGCATCGTTGATGCGGATTTTGTTTAAGCCTGGAATGCGCGTGATGGTGTGGATTTACTTTTTATTGTATTTGTCTGGGCAGTCACATCCAAGTATTTGGACGTTGTATACGCAGTACAAATTTAATTGGTCCACTTTCGAAGTCGGACTGTCTTTATCCTTTGTCGGATTATCGGTCGCCTTTGTACAAGGCTATTTGACTCGCCTCATCGTCCCGAAATGGGGAGAGATGAAGGCACTGAACATCGGTATTTTCTTTAGCGTTTCGGCCTATTTTGGATACGCCTTTGCAACTCATGGATGGATGCTCTATGCGGTGCTAGCGTTGACGTGCCTGAATGGAGTGACAGGACCCGCTTCGATGTCTTTGATTTCTAAAGATACTCCGCCGCAAGAGCAAGGAGAGCTGCAGGGTTCTTTGATTTCCATCGCAAGTTTAACATCGATTTTGGGACCATTGATTTACACGGACGTTTTTGCCAAGTTCACATCAGAGCAAGCATCCGTTCAGTTCCCGGGCTCAGCATATTTCTTAGCGGGCCTGTTTAGTGTTGTTTCATGGATTTTATTTATTCTATATCCGCGTTTTCACAAAACTGGGCATACCACAGGTGGCCCGATCAACTCGGTGCCACCCATCCATTAA
- the trhA gene encoding PAQR family membrane homeostasis protein TrhA: MYQGERFNSISHLIGAVLAVAGTSVLVTLASIQGDLIKIVSTSVYGGMLVLLYTISTLYHSFQGRAKKILQKLDHMAIYLLIAGTYTPFTLITLHGPWGWWLFGINWSLALIGIIFELTLSHRTRIPSMIIYVVMGWLIVVAMKPLTQNLDPRGMTLLATGGVLYTGGIAFFLFDEKVKHFHGIWHLFVMAGSISQYFCILYYLV; the protein is encoded by the coding sequence ATTTATCAAGGTGAGCGCTTCAATAGTATTAGCCACTTGATCGGTGCTGTTCTCGCAGTCGCGGGGACTTCTGTACTTGTGACATTAGCAAGCATTCAAGGTGATCTGATTAAGATTGTCAGTACCAGTGTTTATGGTGGGATGCTAGTTCTGCTTTATACCATTTCGACTCTATATCACAGCTTTCAAGGCCGAGCGAAAAAGATCCTGCAAAAACTTGATCACATGGCCATCTATTTATTAATCGCAGGAACCTACACTCCTTTCACGTTGATCACGTTGCATGGCCCTTGGGGCTGGTGGTTGTTTGGCATTAATTGGTCGCTGGCGCTGATTGGAATTATTTTTGAGCTGACTCTGTCCCATCGCACGCGCATTCCATCCATGATTATTTATGTCGTGATGGGATGGTTGATTGTTGTGGCGATGAAACCACTTACGCAAAACTTGGATCCACGGGGTATGACGTTGTTAGCAACTGGTGGTGTTCTGTACACCGGTGGTATCGCGTTCTTTTTATTCGACGAAAAAGTGAAGCACTTCCATGGCATCTGGCATCTCTTTGTTATGGCGGGCAGCATCAGTCAGTACTTCTGCATTCTTTACTATCTTGTTTAA
- a CDS encoding NUDIX hydrolase yields the protein MQKQLSNLFVGTQPLDLSQTLERYACVSLILRGPLDDLQIGFIQRAVQPNDRWSGQIAFPGGKKEDIDSSALATALRETQEEVGIILTPDEMVGRLDDIQARKAGSLLDFFIRPFVFYTERDFAIQLDPNEVADFFWVPLKQLDNPDRKTTYELTREQMLLQLPAISLDREIPLWGLSYMITQDLLIRLKTQISF from the coding sequence TTGCAGAAACAACTCTCAAACCTTTTTGTCGGCACTCAACCTCTGGATTTATCTCAGACGCTGGAACGTTATGCTTGCGTGTCGTTGATTCTGCGTGGACCGTTGGACGATTTACAGATTGGTTTTATCCAACGAGCTGTTCAACCGAATGATCGTTGGTCAGGACAAATAGCTTTTCCCGGCGGAAAAAAAGAAGATATTGATTCGTCTGCTTTGGCGACGGCTCTTCGTGAGACGCAGGAGGAAGTCGGTATCATTTTGACGCCCGATGAAATGGTAGGCCGCTTGGATGATATACAGGCGCGTAAAGCGGGTTCTTTGTTGGATTTCTTCATACGCCCTTTCGTGTTTTATACTGAGAGAGATTTTGCGATCCAATTAGATCCGAATGAAGTGGCAGATTTCTTTTGGGTTCCCCTTAAACAGCTGGATAATCCCGATCGCAAAACCACTTATGAGCTGACTCGCGAGCAAATGCTGCTGCAGCTTCCAGCCATTTCCTTGGACCGCGAGATTCCACTCTGGGGTTTGTCTTATATGATCACTCAGGATCTTTTGATTAGACTAAAAACTCAGATCTCATTTTGA
- a CDS encoding phosphodiesterase, giving the protein MTELGNPYAYKVWDSRGRPVPCQVWDHDMRKTYHQGIDKIYVSDLEPGMKYYFQVIDRDRGTVLDERVFKSIKLSSKNNIRFAMASCACDFYISHSRVMWDLLFAQKPDFIFLVGDAVYADFRCPTTETDIWRRYCETRSRLRHFRQPHLIPTLAVWDDHDYGRDNMCKSFKYKNSSKRVFDLFFGSRNTDGFKNTMGVGSQFNAFGQRFFFLDDRYFRDEKQCGGMMWGYDQQEQFLENICQNSKPAWVFNGSQFFGNYIKQESFLQDFGKNFTDVLSKLRKCQAPVVFGSGDVHFSEIMSVDPKYLGYRTYEYTSSAIHSLNLPLKWLYRNPRREAFTWHHNFLIIDSTTTGHGLKIKAKSINARNKVAFSHETVVTRS; this is encoded by the coding sequence TTGACTGAGCTTGGCAATCCTTATGCTTACAAAGTATGGGATTCACGAGGTCGCCCCGTTCCTTGCCAAGTATGGGACCACGATATGCGCAAAACCTATCATCAGGGCATCGATAAGATTTACGTGTCCGATCTTGAACCCGGGATGAAATACTATTTTCAGGTCATCGACAGGGACCGTGGAACCGTTTTAGACGAGCGGGTTTTTAAAAGTATTAAGCTTTCTTCCAAAAACAATATTCGCTTCGCAATGGCCAGTTGCGCTTGTGATTTTTATATCAGCCATTCACGTGTCATGTGGGACCTTCTTTTTGCACAAAAACCCGATTTTATATTTTTGGTGGGCGATGCGGTGTATGCCGATTTTCGATGTCCAACCACTGAAACCGATATCTGGCGACGCTATTGTGAAACGCGGTCTCGATTGCGGCATTTTCGGCAGCCCCATCTGATTCCAACCCTGGCTGTGTGGGACGATCATGATTACGGACGCGACAACATGTGCAAATCATTTAAATACAAAAATTCCTCAAAGCGAGTCTTTGATTTGTTCTTTGGAAGTCGCAACACCGATGGCTTTAAAAATACGATGGGTGTGGGCTCGCAATTCAATGCCTTCGGGCAAAGGTTCTTTTTCTTAGATGACCGGTATTTTCGCGATGAAAAACAGTGTGGCGGCATGATGTGGGGTTATGACCAACAAGAACAATTTTTAGAAAATATTTGTCAGAATTCAAAACCCGCTTGGGTCTTTAACGGCAGTCAATTTTTTGGGAATTACATTAAGCAGGAATCTTTCCTGCAAGACTTTGGCAAAAATTTTACTGATGTGCTTAGCAAGCTTCGCAAGTGTCAGGCTCCTGTCGTTTTTGGTTCAGGGGACGTGCACTTTAGCGAAATTATGAGCGTAGATCCCAAGTATCTGGGCTATCGAACCTACGAATACACATCCAGCGCCATACACAGCTTAAATCTTCCGCTAAAGTGGCTTTATAGAAATCCCCGTAGGGAGGCCTTTACTTGGCATCATAACTTTTTAATTATCGACAGCACGACCACCGGTCATGGATTAAAAATTAAAGCCAAGTCGATTAATGCCAGAAACAAAGTTGCCTTTTCGCATGAAACCGTAGTTACCCGTTCTTAA